The Paenibacillus antri genome contains the following window.
AATTCGTAAATTTCCCTCGAATCGCTAAACAGCTGCACCGCTTTAAAGCCGCGAAGAAGCAGCTGCCGCCCTTCGCCTTCGTCCCGGAAGCTCTCGGGCAGCGGAGCGCGAAGCCAGTAATGCCCCTTGTAATCGGATGGAACGACCTGCTGGGGAAGATTGTCCCCTATAGGTTTCCAGTCCGTGTCCGCTAGAGGGGCCGGCAACCCTTCGTGGGATCGAGGGATATCCTCAAGCACGTATTCCCACCCCGGAGAGGACACCCAATTGTCGTAGCTGTGGAAGCCTTCGTTCAGACTGTTCCAGGAGACGATAAACCAAAAGAGCCAAAGCAGCCCTGCGGCCGGCAGCGCGAACAGCCCGATCATGAGCGGACGCCGCCATGACTTGCCGCGAACGAAAGTCGTCATCGATCCATCCCGCCCCTCCCCCCGGACGTTCATTCGTCGGCGAAGAGCTCCTTAAGGCAGTGGATGGCCTTAGAGCGTTCGTTCACTCCGATTTTCTGGTAAATGATGCTGATGTAATTTTTGGCCGTGCCTTCGGTGAGGAAGAGCGCGCCCGCGATTTCCTTGTTCGACTTGCTTTCGAGCAGCAGCTGTATGATTTGCCGCTCCCGATCGGTGAAGGCGATGCCTTGCCGCTTCAGCTTACCGGCGAGGCGGGGCTTGTGGTACCCGGAGGTGAGAAGCGAAATTCGAGAGGCCAGCTTGCCGGCCACGGAGGAGGGAAGCATCATCTGTCCCGCAGCGGCGTCGCGGATCGATTGGATGATTTTGTCCCCGGGCATGTCCTTCAAGAGGAAACCGCTTGCACCGTACGCCATGCTGTCCACGATGTACTGGTCCTCCAAGAAGGTGGTCAAGACGACGACGACCAGGTCGGGAAACTCGTCCAGCAGCCGCCGCGTCGCTTCGATGCCGTCGATGCCGGGCATGCGGATGTCCATAAGGACGAGATCCGGACGGAACCGGCGGACCGCTTCCATAGCGGCGATGCCGTTATCGGCCGAAGCGACGACCTCCATGTCTTCTTCCAAATTAATAATCGTTTGCAAGCCGTCTCGCAACAGCGTCTGATCGTCGGCGATCACAATGCGAATCTTGGTCATAAGTCTTTTCTCATCCTTTTTTCTGCCTCTGCTATGGTATTCATTATAGTGCATCCTTCGAAATGTGGAAGATTTTGTTTCCGAGGGCAGGACGAATAGCCTGTTCGGCCAGGCTTCGCCATGACCCTCGTCGTGACGGCGGTAACTATCCTTATGACCGTACCGCCAACTAGAATTGCACATGACGAACGATTCGCGAGGAGGATGAACGAGTGAGGAAGAAGAAAATCGCAGTGATCGGCGCGGGCATCGCCGCGCTGACGCTGGCGTACGCCATCCGTAAGGACGATCTGTTCGACGTGACGGTGTACGCAGCGAAGAATGCCGACGAGATTCGGAACGGCCGCATTCCGTCGACGCAAATTCACTTCGACCGGTTCCTTCGGACGGAGGAACGGTTCGGGATCGGGCCGTACGGAGACGTCTATGACGTGAAGGAAATCGAACTGCTCGTGGGCGGACAGAAAATGTTCAAAGGCCGCGTGAACGCCAGAGCCGTCAGCATCGATCAGCGGGAATATTTGGCAGCCCTTCAGGAAGGGCTCAAGAGGCAAGGGGCGGACGTCCGGAAGCGACGGGCGTCTCCCGAGGATATTAGCCTGTTCGCCGATGAATACGATCTGATCGTCGACTGCACCGGCAAGATCGGTCCGGTCGTCGATTTCCCGATCTACGATCGTATCCGCAACGCGCCCGTCGCGCCCCAGCGCGTCTGCTCCGCGGGGATGTTCCGGGGCCTCGCGCCGGACGAAGAACAGAAGATGGCCTTTAACATCGTGCCGGGTTTGGGGGAGCTGTTCGAGACGTCGACGATGACCCGGCACGGTCCGGCGCGCGTGCTCTTGTTCGAGCCGATCCCGGGAAGCGAGATGGATTGCATCAAAGGGGATAAGGGACCGGACGTCTTCGCGAAGGAAATGCTGGGCGCGCTGGATGCGTATTTCCCCCATATTCGCGAGAGAGTCGATCCGAACGAATTCCGCTTGGTCGATCCGAACGCCTACATGCGCGTCGCGATCAAGCCGGAGCTGCGCATCCCGTACGCGACGGCGAACGGCACGCTGGCGCTCGGCTGCGGCGACAGCGTCGCGCTGAACGATCCGATCACCGGTCAGGGCGCGAATGCGGCTTCCTATTGCGCGGAGGCGCTCTACGACGTGTTGGCGGAGCATCGGGATGCGACATGGGATTCCGCCCTCGGCGAGCGGTATTGGGACCGGACCCGGGAGTTCGCGACGAAGATGACGGAGTGGACGAACGGCATGATGGGGCCGCTATCGGACTCGTTCTCGGAGCTGTTGGGCCGGGCGACGCAGAACCAAGCCGTCGCGGACGAAGTCGTCGGGCTGTTCCTCGATCCGATCCAGGCGCATCGGGTGTTCTTCGCTTCCTCCATGCTCGAGGCTTGATTTCGTTCGACAGGAGCAGGACTTACTCGGCGCCGGTCAGACGGTCGGCGAGCGCCATCGCGGCGGCATAGCCGGAGCTCCAGGCCCATTGCAGGTTATAGCCGCCGCAATCTCCGTCCACGTCCATCACCTCGCCGCACAAGTAGAGCCCCGGCACGAGCTTGGATTCCAGCGTTCCCGCTTTGAGCTCCGTCGTATCGATGCCGCCGGCCGTCGTCTGCGCATTCGCGAAGCCGTTCGTGTCTAGCACGGGAAAGTCCCATTGCTTCATCAGTCGATACAAGATTTTCTTCGTTTTCCACGATAGATCTTGACAGAGCAGGTTCGGCTCCTGATCGATGCCCGCCTCTTTCAACAGGACGGGGATCAGCTTCTTGTTTAAGATGCCGATGAAGGAAGCCGCGACCGTCCGGTGCCCGAACATGCCCCAGTGCGTATCCAGAAAATCGACGACCTCTTCCTCCGTGCGGTCCGGCATCAACTCAAGCGACAGGACGACCTTGTCCCCTTTCGCGAGGCGATACGCGGCCTTCCGGCTTAACTGGAGAATCGGCGGGCCGGAGGCGCCGTAGTCCGTAAACAAAATTTCCCCGTATTCGCTGCGGATGCATTCGCCGCCTACGACGATGTGACCCAAACCCTCGAATTTGACGCCGGACAGCTCCTTCAAATACGGATAGTCCAGCTTCAATTGCACGATCCCCGGCACCGGATGGATTAGGGTGTGTCCCAGCCGCTGGGCCAGCGTATAACCGGAGCCGTCCGTTCCGGTTTTCGGAGCGGTCAGGCCGCCCGTGCAGAGGAAGAGATAATCGCTGGTATATACGACCTGTCCCTCCGCCTCCGTCTGACATACAATCGTGAACCGCGGATGACCCGTCGACACCTTCACGTCCGACACTTTGGTCTTGAAGTAGATCGGGACGTCCCGATCCTCCAGCGCGATTCGGAAAATTTCCAACACCGACGCCGCCTGCAGCGACATCGGGTACATCCGGCCGTTCTCTATCGCGACCAGCGGAAGGCCGAGCGCGTTGAAAAATTCGACGGTTTGCCGAACGCCGAATTGCTTCAGCACGGGCAGCGGAAACTCCGCTTGGCTGCTATGGTATTTTTGCGATAAAGCGGCCGCCTCGTCCGTACCCGCCAACGTAGATTGGTTCGTAATATTGCAGCGCCCGTTGCCGGTCGTCAATACCTTCTTCCCGACCCTATCGTTGCTCTCGACGATGCCGACGTCGATCCCGAGGTCTCGCGCAGTGACGGCGGCCATGAGGCCCGAAGCGCCGGCGCCGATAATAAACAGTTCATGGTGCTTTGAAGAGGGAGAGTCATACATATCCGGTGGATGCATTCCTTTTTCCGATAGATTCATTTGAAAATGTGTTTCCCCAGCGCCATCGCGGCCGCATAACCGGAGCTCCAGGCCCATTGCAGGTTGTAGCCGCCGAAGTCGCCGTCGACGTCCATCACCTCGCCGGCCATATAAAGCCCGGGCACGAGCTTGGATTCCAACGTGTCCGCGACGAGCTCCCTCGTATCGATGCCGCCGGCCGTCGCTTGCGCGTTCTCGAAGCTATGGGTGCCGGTCACTTTAAAGTCCCATCGCTTCAATATTTTATAGAAGACACCCTTCGTTCTCCACGAGAGGTCCTGGCAAAGCAGGTCCGGCTGTTGATCGATGTCCGCTTCCTTCAGCAGGACGGGAATCAGCTTCTTGTGGATGAACCCGGTGAACGACTCCGCGACTTTCCGGTGCTCGAAGGTTCCCCAGTTCATCTCCAGGAATTCGACGACCTCTTCCTCGGTGCGGCCCGGCATCAGATCGACGGATACGGTCACGGAATCCCCTCTGGCGAGATGGAACGCAGCCTTCCGGCTAAGCTGGAGAATCGGCGGGCCGGAGAGGCCGTATTCGGCGAAATGAATTTCGCCGGATTCGCTGCGGACGACTTCGCCGTTCGCGAGGATATGGGCTTGTCCTTGGATTTTGATGCCGGACAACGCCTTCAGATGCGGATACTGCACCTTCAATTGCACGATGGCTGGCACCGGCTCGACTAAGGTGTGCCCTAAGCGTCGGGCCAGCTCGTACCCGGAGCCGTCCGTACCCGCGTTCTGGCCGGTCAAGCCGCCTGTGCATAGAAACAGGTACTCGCTCGTATAGACAACCTGCTCCTCCGTCTCGGTTCGGCATGTTATCGTAAATCGCGGATGCTCCTTCGATACGGTCACATCCACGACTTTGCGGTTCAGGTATACCGGAATGCTCCGATCCTCCAGCGCAAGCTCGAAAATGTCCAACACGGACGCGGCCTGCAGCGACATCGGGTACATGAAGCCCTCCTTCAATCGCGTAAGCGGAAGCCCGAGCACATGGAAGAAATCTATGGTTTGTCGGATGCCGAATTGCCGCAGCACAGGCAGCGGGAAGTCGGACTGACCGCCGTGATATTTGCGCAATAAAGCCGCCGCTTCGTCCGTCTCCGTCGCAGTGGATTCGTTCGTAATGTTGCATCGCCCGTCGCCCGTCATGGAAATCTTCTTGCCGATCCGGTCGTTGCCGTCAAGAATGGCGGTATCGATCCCCAGATCCCGGGCGGTAACGGCGGCCATCAGTCCTGACGCGCCCGCGCCGATAATGAGCAGCTTGTGGTGCATGGAAGTCTGATCTTCGTTCATGGTCGGTCGATGCATCCTTTATCCCGTTTTTTCTTTTCGCACCGATGCGCAGTTATCGTTCATTATACCATAATCGGGACGCTATTTACTCCGCGGAAAAGGGTATGGTTAAATGAGGGTATTATTCCCATTACTAATTTCGAAGGAGATTTCCGAACATGAGGATTCGTTACGATCGCTTTCCCGGCGGCGTATCCAAGGCGCTGACGCTCAGCTACGACGACGGGCGCGTCCACGACCGAAGGCTCGTCGAGAAGCTGAACGCTTACGGGCTCAAAGGCACCTTCCATCTGAACTCCGGTTTTTTCGGCCTGGAAGGATACGTTCATGCGGAAGAGGTGGCCGCCCTCTATCAGGGACACGAGGTGTCCGCGCATACGGTGAACCACCCGTTCTTGGAGCAGTCTCCGCCCGAGCAAGTCGTCGGCACGATCCTGTCCGATCGTGAAGCGCTCGAGGCGCTGGTCGGATACCCCGTGCGCGGGATGAGCTATCCGTTCGGCACGTATAACGACCGCGTCGTCGCGACGCTGCCGGCCCTCGGCATCGAATATGCGAGAACGGTCGCGAGCCACGGCAAGTTCGACATCCCGAGCGATCCGCTGCGCTGGCATCCGACGTGCCATCATAAACAGATGCTCGAGCACGTCGACGCCTTCCTCGCGCCGCTTCGCCATTCGAGAATGAAGCTGTTCTACATCTGGGGACACAGCTACGAATTCGAGAACGACGACAACTGGGAGCTCGTCGACCGTCTCGGCGAACGGCTCGGCGGCCGCGACGACGTCTGGTACGCGACGAACGCGGAGATCGTTGCGTATTTGCAAGCGATCGAGCGGCTTCGGTTTTCCGCGGACTGCCGCATGATCCATAATCCTTCGGCCATCCCGGTGTGGATCAGCGCGGAAGACGAGCCGCTCAAGATCCCGGCGGGACGCGTCGTTCGCGTAGAAGGGTAGGGGACATTCGATGCCGCAATTAACGGTTAGAGGAATCGCCGTCGAGCGTCTCGTCTCCGTCAGCAAACCGATGGTGGAGGAGCTGGCCGCCGTCTGCGGCTGCGGAAAGGACAATTTCACCATCGATCGTTTGGCGACGACGTCCGTATTCGAGGGAAAGACGACGGAGACGTATCCGTTCGTGGAGGTCGCTTGGTTCGAGCGCGGCCGCGACGTTCGGGATCGGGTGGCGGAGACGATTACCCGATTCGTTCGTCAGGCGGGCGTTCCGGAAGTGGAGGTCGCCTTCAAGGAATATTCGGAAGCGGCTTATTATATCAACGGCATCGCATGCGATTCAGGGGAGAGCTGAGCCGCTGAACGAGATGCAGGCCGTCCCGGCGGAAAGTCCGCCGCGGACGGCCTGTTTTTTTCGGGGCGAGACGACGACACAATCTTCTACCATTCCTTTTCATAGAGTAATAGGGAAAGGTGGTGGGACGAATGAAAGCGACCATATCTCAAACGTATCCCCGACTCTATCTATACAGCGAAGAGAATTACGCCGGACGCAGATTCGTGTGGCGCGGCAACGTAGGGATTCGGAACCTGGAGGCGCGCTATGACGATATCGAGAGCCTGCGCTTCTTCTCGCCGAACGCCGGCGCGACGCTCGTGCTGTTCGCCGGCCGGAACTTCCAAGGACGCTTCCGCGTCTTCCGGGGAACGACGAACATCGCCGATTTGGACGACATCGTCGCGGGGGAAGAACCGGAATCGTTGATTATCTCTAATTCCCGGCTGACGTTGGCGCGGATTCGGGAGATTCGACGCACGGGACGTCTTCCGGAAGGGTATAGAACTATATAATGGGAGAAGACGGGGCCGCGGATGTTCGGGCTCCGCTTTCTTTTTATGTATAATGAGAGGAGGAACGACAAGGAGGGCCGCATATGATCCGATGGATCGACCAATACGTTCGCAACGCCGCGGAGCGGGAGCGCGTCCGCGCGGCCGACGCCCTGGCCGCCCGATTCGCGGAGAGGGCCGGAGCGCATGATCGCGACGGCTCGTTCCCGTTCGACAACATGTCCGACCTGTTCGAAGCGGGTTATCTTCGGCTTACGGTTCCGAAGCGGTACGGCGGCGACGAAATTTCGTTGTACGAATTGGTGCTGCTGCAGGAGCGTCTCGCGTACGGCGACGGCGCGACGGCGCTGGCCGTCGGCTGGCATCTCGGCCAGACGATGCACTTCCGAGAATGCCGGAAGTGGCCGGAGCCGCTGTTCGCCGAGCTGTGCCGCGACATCGTTCGGGACGGCGCGATGATCAACACGTTCGCGAGCGAGCCGGCGTCGGGCAGTCCGAGCCGGGGCGGAAAGCCGGAGACGGAAGCGGTCCGAACGGACGGAGGCTGGCTGATTTCCGGGCGGAAGACGTTCAGCACGTTGTCTCCGATTCTGGATCGGTTCGTCGTCACCGCCTACGTGCCTGAGGAAGGCGCCGTCGGCGAGTTCCTCGTGCGGAAGGGCGAGGGCGTAACGGTGGAGGAGACGTGGAATACGCTCGGCATGCGGGCGACCGGAAGCCACGACGTCGTCCTGGATCGCGCGTTCGTCTCGAGCGACGCCCGGCTCGGGCAAGTCGAAGTCGACGACGGCGGCGGTTGGCTGCTGCATATTCCCGCTTGTTACATGGGCATCGCGATCGCGGCGCGGGACTTCGCGCTGGACTTCGCCCGGACGTATAAGCCGAACAGCGTGACGACGCCGATCGGGGAGCTCCCGACGGTACAGCAGTCGATCGGCTTGATGGAGGCGGAGCTCCGAGCGGCCCGGAGCCTCTTATACGCGACCGCGGACCGGTGGGACCGGGAGCAGGAAGGCCGCGCGGCGCTCAAGCCGGACCTCGGCTTAGCGAAGTACGTCGTCACGAACGGCGCGATCAAGATCGTCGACTTGGCGATGCGGATCGTCGGCGGCGCGAGCTTGTCGAAGCGGCTGCCGTTGGAGCGGTACGCTCGGGACGTGCGGGCCGGATTGTACAATCCGCCGATGGACAACAACGTGTTGACGATGCTGGCGAAGGCGGCGCTCGGCGAGTCGGGACAAGGGTAAAGCCCTTGTCCCGTTTTTCGCGTGATTGTTCGTTCCGTTTGCTATAATGAGAGAAGCGTATCCATCTCACGGAGCATTGGAGTGAAGGGTAGATGACCGATACATACAAGATCGTAGTGGCCGGCTGCGGCAATATGGCGAACGCCTGGGTGAAGGGCGCGCTGGCGAGGGACAATGCGGAGATCGTCGGTTTGGTGGATATCAAACTCGAATTCGCGCAGGCGATGGCGGACCGCCATGGCCTCGCATGCGAGACGTTCACGGATGTTGCGGAGGCGTTGGAGCGGACGGGGGCGAATCTCGTCTTCGACGTAACGATCCCCGCGAGTCACTTCGGCGTCTGCTCGACGGCGCTGCAGCGGGGAGCCCATGTGCTCGGCGAGAAGCCGATGGCCGAGTCGATGGCGGACGCCCGCGAGTTGATCGCGATCGCCGATCGGACGGGTCGATCGTACGCGGTCATGCAAAACCGGCGATACAACGCCAACATCCGCGCGCTGCGCGAGCTCGCGAAGAACGGGACGATCGGCAAGGTCGGGTACGCCGGCGCGGACTTCTTCCTCGGTCCGCACTTCGGCGGCTTCCGGGAAGCGATGGACAGTCCGCTTCTTCTCGACATGGCGATCCATACGTTCGATCAAGCGCGCTTCCTGACGGGGGCGGATCCGGTTTCGGTGTATTGCCATGAGTTCAATCCTCCAGGATCGTGGTATGCGGGCGACGCCTCGGCGATTTGCATCTTCGAGATGTCGGACGGCTCGGTGTTCGCGTACCGCGGTTCTTGGTGCGCGGAAGGCGCGCCGACGTCCTGGGAAGCGCAGTGGCGCATCCAAGGGGAGAAGGGCGCGGCGATGTGGGACGGAACCGGCGCGCCGTACGCCGAGGTCGTCGCGCCGGGCGGGCAAGAAGGCAAGTTTATGCGCGAGTACGAGCGCGTGGAAGCGCCGTTCGTATGGCAAGGCCGGTCCGGCCACGAAGGCTGCTTCGACGAGATGTTCGCGGCGCTGGAGGAAGGCCGGCCGGCCGAAACCGACTGCCGCGACAACATCAAGAGCATGGCGATGGTATACGGCGCGATCGACAGCGCGAAGGCAAGGCGGAAGATCGACTTGAAGCCGTATTACGGCGGATAGTCCAGTCCTCCGACAGAATCGTAAAAAAAGGCGGCCGATTCGCGGCGCGATTTCCGCGCGCGGACCGGCCGCCTTTTTTTCGCCGTGACGTTCCTCCGGTTACTGTCCCCCTTGTTCTAGACGGCGGACGCGCTGCCGCAGCCGGTCGACCTCGTTATCGAGATTATTCAGCTGCCGCTCGAGCTGCGCGGTCTGCCGCTCCAGCCGATCCACGCGTTCTTCGAGCCGACGGCCGCCCGGCAGTGGGATCGGAAGCGGGAAGGGGGGCGGATATCCGGCGCCGCCGCCGGTGACCGGAATTCGCAGCTGTTGGCCGACATAGATGTAGCCGCCTTGCAAATTGTTCGCTTGGACGAGCGCGTCGACCGTTACGCCGTAACGGGAAGCGATGCCGTACAGCGTATCGCCGGGTTGCACAGTATAAAACATGCGGTGAACGACCTCCAATAAGTAAGGTGTTTTCCCCATATCGTATGTGTCCGATAGGCGAACCGCCCTCCGCATTCGCCCAATTCCGACGTTCGGCCGCGCTTATTCGCTTCTCCGGTACCGGCTCGGGCTCGTCCCGGCGTGCCTGCGGAATATCTCGGTGAAGTGCGCCGCGTCCCGGTACCCGGCGGCTTTCGCGATCGCCGCGACTTTCAGGTCCGTCTCCGTCAGCAGTCGGCAAGCGTATTCGATGCGCCGGCGTTG
Protein-coding sequences here:
- a CDS encoding response regulator transcription factor, whose amino-acid sequence is MTKIRIVIADDQTLLRDGLQTIINLEEDMEVVASADNGIAAMEAVRRFRPDLVLMDIRMPGIDGIEATRRLLDEFPDLVVVVLTTFLEDQYIVDSMAYGASGFLLKDMPGDKIIQSIRDAAAGQMMLPSSVAGKLASRISLLTSGYHKPRLAGKLKRQGIAFTDRERQIIQLLLESKSNKEIAGALFLTEGTAKNYISIIYQKIGVNERSKAIHCLKELFADE
- a CDS encoding styrene monooxygenase/indole monooxygenase family protein gives rise to the protein MRKKKIAVIGAGIAALTLAYAIRKDDLFDVTVYAAKNADEIRNGRIPSTQIHFDRFLRTEERFGIGPYGDVYDVKEIELLVGGQKMFKGRVNARAVSIDQREYLAALQEGLKRQGADVRKRRASPEDISLFADEYDLIVDCTGKIGPVVDFPIYDRIRNAPVAPQRVCSAGMFRGLAPDEEQKMAFNIVPGLGELFETSTMTRHGPARVLLFEPIPGSEMDCIKGDKGPDVFAKEMLGALDAYFPHIRERVDPNEFRLVDPNAYMRVAIKPELRIPYATANGTLALGCGDSVALNDPITGQGANAASYCAEALYDVLAEHRDATWDSALGERYWDRTREFATKMTEWTNGMMGPLSDSFSELLGRATQNQAVADEVVGLFLDPIQAHRVFFASSMLEA
- a CDS encoding NAD(P)/FAD-dependent oxidoreductase, with protein sequence MYDSPSSKHHELFIIGAGASGLMAAVTARDLGIDVGIVESNDRVGKKVLTTGNGRCNITNQSTLAGTDEAAALSQKYHSSQAEFPLPVLKQFGVRQTVEFFNALGLPLVAIENGRMYPMSLQAASVLEIFRIALEDRDVPIYFKTKVSDVKVSTGHPRFTIVCQTEAEGQVVYTSDYLFLCTGGLTAPKTGTDGSGYTLAQRLGHTLIHPVPGIVQLKLDYPYLKELSGVKFEGLGHIVVGGECIRSEYGEILFTDYGASGPPILQLSRKAAYRLAKGDKVVLSLELMPDRTEEEVVDFLDTHWGMFGHRTVAASFIGILNKKLIPVLLKEAGIDQEPNLLCQDLSWKTKKILYRLMKQWDFPVLDTNGFANAQTTAGGIDTTELKAGTLESKLVPGLYLCGEVMDVDGDCGGYNLQWAWSSGYAAAMALADRLTGAE
- a CDS encoding NAD(P)/FAD-dependent oxidoreductase, whose amino-acid sequence is MNEDQTSMHHKLLIIGAGASGLMAAVTARDLGIDTAILDGNDRIGKKISMTGDGRCNITNESTATETDEAAALLRKYHGGQSDFPLPVLRQFGIRQTIDFFHVLGLPLTRLKEGFMYPMSLQAASVLDIFELALEDRSIPVYLNRKVVDVTVSKEHPRFTITCRTETEEQVVYTSEYLFLCTGGLTGQNAGTDGSGYELARRLGHTLVEPVPAIVQLKVQYPHLKALSGIKIQGQAHILANGEVVRSESGEIHFAEYGLSGPPILQLSRKAAFHLARGDSVTVSVDLMPGRTEEEVVEFLEMNWGTFEHRKVAESFTGFIHKKLIPVLLKEADIDQQPDLLCQDLSWRTKGVFYKILKRWDFKVTGTHSFENAQATAGGIDTRELVADTLESKLVPGLYMAGEVMDVDGDFGGYNLQWAWSSGYAAAMALGKHIFK
- a CDS encoding polysaccharide deacetylase family protein, with product MRIRYDRFPGGVSKALTLSYDDGRVHDRRLVEKLNAYGLKGTFHLNSGFFGLEGYVHAEEVAALYQGHEVSAHTVNHPFLEQSPPEQVVGTILSDREALEALVGYPVRGMSYPFGTYNDRVVATLPALGIEYARTVASHGKFDIPSDPLRWHPTCHHKQMLEHVDAFLAPLRHSRMKLFYIWGHSYEFENDDNWELVDRLGERLGGRDDVWYATNAEIVAYLQAIERLRFSADCRMIHNPSAIPVWISAEDEPLKIPAGRVVRVEG
- a CDS encoding DUF1904 family protein — its product is MPQLTVRGIAVERLVSVSKPMVEELAAVCGCGKDNFTIDRLATTSVFEGKTTETYPFVEVAWFERGRDVRDRVAETITRFVRQAGVPEVEVAFKEYSEAAYYINGIACDSGES
- a CDS encoding acyl-CoA dehydrogenase family protein, encoding MIRWIDQYVRNAAERERVRAADALAARFAERAGAHDRDGSFPFDNMSDLFEAGYLRLTVPKRYGGDEISLYELVLLQERLAYGDGATALAVGWHLGQTMHFRECRKWPEPLFAELCRDIVRDGAMINTFASEPASGSPSRGGKPETEAVRTDGGWLISGRKTFSTLSPILDRFVVTAYVPEEGAVGEFLVRKGEGVTVEETWNTLGMRATGSHDVVLDRAFVSSDARLGQVEVDDGGGWLLHIPACYMGIAIAARDFALDFARTYKPNSVTTPIGELPTVQQSIGLMEAELRAARSLLYATADRWDREQEGRAALKPDLGLAKYVVTNGAIKIVDLAMRIVGGASLSKRLPLERYARDVRAGLYNPPMDNNVLTMLAKAALGESGQG
- a CDS encoding Gfo/Idh/MocA family protein, which encodes MTDTYKIVVAGCGNMANAWVKGALARDNAEIVGLVDIKLEFAQAMADRHGLACETFTDVAEALERTGANLVFDVTIPASHFGVCSTALQRGAHVLGEKPMAESMADARELIAIADRTGRSYAVMQNRRYNANIRALRELAKNGTIGKVGYAGADFFLGPHFGGFREAMDSPLLLDMAIHTFDQARFLTGADPVSVYCHEFNPPGSWYAGDASAICIFEMSDGSVFAYRGSWCAEGAPTSWEAQWRIQGEKGAAMWDGTGAPYAEVVAPGGQEGKFMREYERVEAPFVWQGRSGHEGCFDEMFAALEEGRPAETDCRDNIKSMAMVYGAIDSAKARRKIDLKPYYGG
- a CDS encoding LysM peptidoglycan-binding domain-containing protein, whose protein sequence is MFYTVQPGDTLYGIASRYGVTVDALVQANNLQGGYIYVGQQLRIPVTGGGAGYPPPFPLPIPLPGGRRLEERVDRLERQTAQLERQLNNLDNEVDRLRQRVRRLEQGGQ